The following proteins are encoded in a genomic region of Lujinxingia vulgaris:
- the pnp gene encoding polyribonucleotide nucleotidyltransferase, with protein MAIIREGAKFGDRELIIETGRMARQANGSVVVQYGDSMVLCTATAGGERPDLPFFPLMCDYVENMWAAGTIPGGYFKREGKPSDKAVLSSRLIDRPCRPLFPDGYMNNTQLIAWVISADRIHDTDILGITGASTALMISDIPWNGPVAGVRVGLVDGKFIAHPSFEERERSSLDLVMAISPTAVVMVEGLADEVPEDVMVEALEFGRESVQDVLDLQLKLARSIGKEKMVVNVTKRDDAIDKAVKKAAGTKLKKALAVADKLERYKALDALKDEIVAKLEKDYPENLGDVKDAFGDLKKDVVRKATVKDKIRIDGRGPKDIRQITCEVGVLPMAHGSALFTRGETQALVTTTLGTERDAQRIDTLEGDMTRNFMLHYNFPPFCVGEAKPLRGTSRRETGHGTLAERSISSSLPDQASEFPYTIRIVSDVLESNGSSSMASVCGGSLALMDAGVPVKHATAGIAMGLIKEGDDLVILSDILGDEDHLGDMDFKVCGTEKGITGFQLDTKIEGLSSQTMVDALMQAREGRLHILNIMNEALSTPRKDLAATAPRILTIQIPVSEIGTIIGPGGKTIRAIQETTGTTVNVSDDGTVRIASTGQAAAQQAIEIIEGLTEKPEVGKIYLGTVKTVVDFGAFIEVLPGVDGLCHISELTEGRVNKVEDVLREGDECLVKVIAVDNRSGKIKLSRKEALAERGEDAGE; from the coding sequence TCCCGATCTGCCCTTCTTTCCGCTGATGTGCGACTACGTCGAGAATATGTGGGCGGCGGGCACCATCCCCGGCGGCTACTTCAAGCGCGAAGGCAAGCCCAGCGACAAGGCCGTGCTCAGCAGCCGCCTGATCGACCGCCCCTGTCGTCCGCTCTTCCCCGACGGCTACATGAACAACACCCAGCTTATCGCGTGGGTGATCAGCGCCGACCGTATCCACGACACCGACATCCTGGGCATCACCGGCGCCTCGACCGCGCTGATGATCAGCGACATCCCCTGGAACGGCCCGGTGGCCGGCGTGCGCGTGGGCCTGGTCGATGGCAAGTTCATCGCCCACCCGAGCTTCGAAGAGCGCGAGCGCTCCTCGCTGGATCTGGTCATGGCGATCAGCCCCACCGCCGTGGTGATGGTCGAAGGTCTGGCCGATGAAGTTCCCGAAGACGTGATGGTGGAAGCGCTTGAGTTCGGCCGTGAGTCCGTCCAGGACGTGCTCGACCTGCAGCTGAAGCTGGCGCGCTCGATCGGCAAAGAGAAGATGGTCGTCAACGTCACCAAGCGCGACGACGCCATCGACAAGGCCGTCAAGAAGGCTGCCGGTACCAAGCTCAAGAAAGCTCTGGCGGTGGCCGACAAGCTCGAGCGTTATAAGGCGCTCGATGCTCTTAAAGACGAGATCGTCGCCAAGCTCGAGAAGGACTACCCGGAGAACCTGGGCGATGTGAAGGACGCCTTCGGTGATCTTAAGAAAGACGTCGTGCGTAAGGCGACCGTCAAAGACAAGATCCGCATCGACGGCCGTGGTCCCAAAGATATCCGCCAGATCACCTGCGAAGTTGGCGTGCTGCCCATGGCTCACGGCTCGGCGCTCTTCACCCGCGGTGAGACGCAGGCGCTTGTGACCACCACGCTGGGCACCGAGCGCGACGCGCAGCGCATCGATACGCTCGAAGGCGACATGACCCGCAACTTCATGTTGCACTACAACTTCCCGCCCTTCTGCGTGGGTGAGGCCAAGCCGCTGCGCGGCACCTCGCGCCGCGAGACCGGTCACGGGACGCTGGCCGAGCGCTCCATCTCGTCCTCGCTGCCCGATCAGGCCTCGGAGTTTCCCTACACCATCCGCATCGTCAGCGATGTGCTTGAGTCCAACGGGTCGAGCTCCATGGCCAGCGTCTGCGGCGGCAGCCTCGCGCTGATGGACGCCGGTGTGCCGGTCAAGCACGCCACCGCCGGCATCGCCATGGGTCTTATCAAAGAGGGCGACGACCTGGTCATCCTCAGCGACATCCTCGGCGATGAAGACCACCTGGGTGATATGGACTTCAAGGTCTGTGGCACCGAGAAGGGCATCACCGGCTTCCAGCTCGATACCAAGATCGAGGGGCTGAGCAGCCAGACGATGGTCGACGCGCTGATGCAGGCCCGTGAAGGTCGCCTGCACATCCTCAACATCATGAATGAGGCGCTGAGCACTCCGCGCAAAGATCTGGCGGCGACCGCCCCGCGCATCCTCACCATCCAGATCCCGGTCTCCGAGATCGGCACGATCATTGGCCCGGGCGGCAAGACCATCCGCGCCATCCAGGAGACCACCGGCACCACCGTCAACGTCAGCGACGACGGGACCGTGCGCATCGCCTCGACCGGTCAGGCCGCGGCCCAGCAGGCTATCGAGATCATCGAAGGTCTCACCGAGAAGCCCGAGGTCGGCAAGATCTACCTGGGTACGGTTAAGACGGTCGTGGACTTCGGCGCGTTCATCGAAGTGCTCCCGGGCGTCGATGGCCTCTGCCACATCTCGGAGCTGACCGAGGGTCGCGTCAACAAGGTCGAAGACGTGCTGCGCGAAGGCGATGAGTGCCTGGTCAAGGTCATCGCCGTCGACAACCGCAGCGGCAAGATCAAGCTCAGCCGCAAAGAAGCGCTGGCTGAGCGCGGCGAAGACGCCGGCGAGTGA